From a region of the Tamandua tetradactyla isolate mTamTet1 chromosome 10, mTamTet1.pri, whole genome shotgun sequence genome:
- the TRMT10C gene encoding tRNA methyltransferase 10 homolog C gives MSISITFLSPFARHLVPFTLHRKRRDIYSTVLRRYMSSKIPAEFCPNKESTSPPEQLELDGWKTTMKSSVEEVVSTFSSSKDEDPLTATRELIEMWRLLGREVPEHISEEELKTIMEHASKSSKTKYLRYLYVKEKLKKAKQIRKERKAAAKEEVKKSKLSETTEEEEKQHNFLFLRLWNRHINFAMDWIGAQAMQFGQPLVFDMDYDHFMKQKELTNTISQIAESEGWNRRNVDPFHIHFCNLKIDGGYYRELVKRYGEKWGKLLLTATEKSYVDLFPKDSLIYLTADSPNVMTTFKHDKIYIIGSFVDRNMQRGTTLANAKRLKLATECLPLDKYLQWESGNKNLTLDQVMRILLCLKNNGSWEEALKFVPRRKHSGYMEIPQNSQQFTKTLKKSKAFHSFPEGSLNSHIKKRWLE, from the coding sequence atgagTATTAGTATCACCTTTTTAAGTCCTTTCGCAAGGCATTTGGTGCCATTTACCCTTCACAGGAAGAGAAGGGATATATATTCAACAGTTTTGCGGAGATACATGTCTTCCAAAATACCAGCTGAATTCTGTCCTAATAAGGAGAGTACGTCACCTCCTGAACAGCTAGAATTGGATGGatggaaaactacaatgaaatCTAGTGTGGAAGAAGTTGTTTCAACATTTTCAAGCAGCAAGGATGAAGATCCTCTAACTGCCACCAGAGAGTTAATTGAGATGTGGAGATTGCTTGGCAGAGAAGTACCAGAACATATCAGTGAAGAAGAGCTCAAAACCATCATGGAACATGCTTCTAAATCatcaaaaactaaatatttaagatatttatacgtaaaggaaaaactgaaaaaagccaagcaaataagaaaagaaagaaaagcagcagcaaaagaagaagtgaaaaagaGCAAACTATCAGAAAccactgaggaggaagagaaacagCACAACTTTTTATTTCTGCGACTTTGGAATAGGCATATAAACTTTGCAATGGACTGGATTGGTGCCCAGGCCATGCAGTTCGGACAACCATTAGTTTTTGATATGGATTATGATCATTTTATGAAACAGAAGGAACTAACGAATACTATTTCACAAATTGCAGAAAGTGAAGGATGGAACAGAAGAAATGTTGATCCTTTCCATATTCATTTCTGTAATCTTAAAATAGATGGAGGTTACTATAGAGAATTAGTTAAACGTTATGGAGAGAAATGGGGCAAGTTGCTTTTAACAGCAACAGAAAAGTCTTATGTGGATTTATTTCCAAAAGACAGTCTGATCTATTTAACTGCAGACTCTCCCAATGTTATGACTACTTTTAAACATGACAAAATTTATATAATTGGGTCTTTTGTTGATCGGAACATGCAGCGAGGCACAACTCTAGCTAATGCGAAACGCCTGAAACTTGCAACAGAATGCCTCCCATTAGATAAATATTTACAATGGGAATCTGGTAACAAAAACCTCACCTTAGACCAAGTGATGCGTATTTTGTTGTGTCTGAAAAACAATGGGAGTTGGGAAGAGGCTCTTAAGTTTGTTCCTAGGAGAAAACATTCTGGTTATATGGAGATTCCTCAGAATTCTCAACAGTTTACTAAGACACTGAAGAAGTCAAAagcttttcattcatttccagaaggCTCTCTGAATTCACACATAAAGAAAAGGTGGCTTGAATGA